The following proteins are co-located in the Thermus thermophilus HB8 genome:
- the pheS gene encoding phenylalanine--tRNA ligase subunit alpha gives MLEEALAAIQNARDLEELKALKARYLGKKGLLTQEMKGLSALPLEERRKRGQELNAIKAALEAALEAREKALEEAALKEALERERVDVSLPGASLFSGGLHPITLMERELVEIFRALGYQAVEGPEVESEFFNFDALNIPEHHPARDMWDTFWLTGEGFRLEGPLGEEVEGRLLLRTHTSPMQVRYMVAHTPPFRIVVPGRVFRFEQTDATHEAVFHQLEGLVVGEGIAMAHLKGAIYELAQALFGPDSKVRFQPVYFPFVEPGAQFAVWWPEGGKWLELGGAGMVHPKVFQAVDAYRERLGLPPAYRGVTGFAFGLGVERLAMLRYGIPDIRYFFGGRLKFLEQFKGVL, from the coding sequence ATGCTGGAAGAAGCCTTGGCCGCCATCCAAAACGCCCGGGACCTGGAGGAGCTCAAAGCCCTCAAGGCCCGCTACCTGGGGAAGAAGGGCCTCTTGACCCAGGAGATGAAGGGCCTTTCGGCCCTTCCCCTGGAGGAGCGCCGGAAACGGGGCCAGGAGCTGAACGCCATCAAGGCCGCCCTCGAGGCGGCCCTGGAGGCGCGGGAAAAGGCCCTGGAGGAGGCGGCCCTCAAGGAGGCCTTGGAGCGGGAGCGGGTGGACGTGAGCCTTCCCGGAGCAAGCCTCTTCTCCGGGGGGCTCCACCCCATCACCCTCATGGAGCGGGAGCTCGTGGAGATCTTCCGCGCCCTGGGCTACCAGGCGGTGGAGGGCCCCGAGGTGGAGAGCGAGTTCTTCAACTTTGACGCCCTGAACATCCCCGAACACCACCCGGCGCGGGACATGTGGGACACCTTCTGGCTCACTGGGGAGGGCTTTAGGCTGGAAGGCCCCCTGGGGGAGGAGGTGGAGGGGCGCCTCCTCCTCAGGACCCACACCTCCCCCATGCAGGTCCGGTACATGGTGGCCCACACCCCCCCTTTCCGCATCGTGGTCCCGGGCCGGGTCTTCCGCTTTGAGCAGACGGACGCCACCCACGAGGCCGTCTTCCACCAGCTGGAGGGCCTGGTGGTGGGCGAGGGGATCGCCATGGCCCACCTCAAGGGGGCGATTTACGAGCTCGCCCAGGCCCTCTTCGGCCCCGACTCCAAGGTGCGCTTCCAGCCCGTCTACTTCCCCTTCGTGGAGCCCGGGGCCCAGTTCGCCGTGTGGTGGCCCGAGGGGGGGAAGTGGCTGGAGCTGGGCGGGGCCGGGATGGTCCACCCCAAGGTCTTCCAGGCGGTGGACGCCTACCGGGAAAGGCTCGGCCTGCCCCCGGCCTACCGGGGGGTCACGGGCTTCGCCTTCGGGCTCGGGGTGGAGCGCCTCGCCATGCTCCGCTACGGCATCCCCGACATCCGCTACTTCTTCGGGGGCAGGCTCAAGTTCCTGGAGCAGTTCAAGGGGGTTCTATGA
- the argB gene encoding acetylglutamate kinase, producing the protein MSEALLVKVGGSLRGAEALLEELAAYPGPLVLVHGGGPEIGEWLKRLGYESRFVGGLRVTPPEQLEVVEMALYLTGKRLAWGLSRRGRKALALSGRDALCLRGRALPELGRVGEVVGVEVGLLLDLLEKGYTPLLAPIALDEEGPLNVNADTAAGAVAGALGWPAVFLTDVEGVYRNPKDPKTRFPRLTPKEVEALKEEGVIQGGMIPKVEAALAALRAGAPWAAVAKGERGVLRRLLSGEGGTLFSPS; encoded by the coding sequence TTGAGTGAGGCCCTTTTGGTGAAGGTGGGGGGAAGCCTGAGGGGGGCGGAGGCCCTGCTGGAGGAGCTCGCCGCCTACCCCGGCCCCCTGGTCCTGGTCCACGGGGGCGGCCCCGAGATCGGGGAGTGGCTGAAGCGCCTGGGGTACGAGAGCCGCTTCGTGGGGGGGCTGAGGGTCACCCCCCCGGAGCAGTTGGAGGTGGTGGAGATGGCCCTCTACCTCACGGGGAAGCGCCTGGCCTGGGGGCTTTCCCGAAGGGGAAGGAAGGCCCTCGCCCTCTCGGGGCGGGACGCCCTCTGCCTAAGGGGGAGGGCCCTTCCGGAGCTCGGCCGCGTGGGGGAGGTGGTGGGGGTGGAGGTGGGCCTCCTCCTGGACCTCCTAGAGAAGGGCTACACCCCCCTTCTCGCACCCATCGCCCTGGACGAGGAAGGTCCCCTAAACGTCAACGCCGACACCGCCGCGGGGGCCGTGGCCGGGGCCTTGGGGTGGCCCGCGGTCTTCCTCACCGACGTGGAAGGGGTCTACCGGAACCCCAAGGACCCGAAGACCCGCTTCCCCCGGCTCACCCCAAAAGAGGTGGAGGCCCTGAAGGAGGAGGGCGTGATCCAAGGGGGCATGATCCCCAAGGTGGAGGCGGCCCTCGCCGCCCTCAGGGCGGGGGCCCCCTGGGCGGCCGTGGCCAAGGGGGAGAGGGGGGTCTTGCGCAGGCTTCTCTCAGGGGAAGGAGGCACCCTCTTTAGCCCCTCCTAG
- the dnaX gene encoding DNA polymerase III subunit gamma/tau, which translates to MSALYRRFRPLTFQEVVGQEHVKEPLLKAIREGRLAQAYLFSGPRGVGKTTTARLLAMAVGCQGEDPPCGVCPHCQAVQRGAHPDVVEIDAASNNSVEDVRELRERIHLAPLSAPRKVFILDEAHMLSKSAFNALLKTLEEPPPHVLFVFATTEPERMPPTILSRTQHFRFRRLTEEEIAFKLRRILEAVGREAEEEALLLLARLADGALRDAESLLERFLLLEGPLTRKEVERALGLPPREALAEIAASLARGKTAEALGLARRLYGEGYAPRSLVSGLLEVFREGLYAAFGLAGTPLPAPPQALIAAMTALDEAMERLARRSDALSLEVALLEAGRALAAEALPQPTGAPSPEVGPKPESPPAPEPPRPEEAPDLRERWRAFLEALRPTLRAFVREARPEVREGQLCLAFPEDKAFHYRKASEQKARLLPLAQAHFGVEEVVLVLEGEKKSLSPRPRPAPPPEAPAPPGPPEEEVEAEEAAEEAPEEALRRVVRLLGGRVLWVRRPRTREAPEEEPLSQDEIGGTGI; encoded by the coding sequence GTGAGCGCCCTCTACCGCCGCTTCCGCCCCCTCACCTTCCAGGAGGTGGTGGGGCAGGAGCACGTGAAGGAGCCCCTCCTCAAGGCCATCCGGGAGGGGAGGCTCGCCCAGGCCTACCTCTTCTCCGGGCCCAGGGGCGTGGGCAAGACCACCACGGCGAGGCTCCTCGCCATGGCGGTGGGGTGCCAGGGGGAAGACCCCCCTTGCGGGGTCTGCCCCCACTGCCAGGCGGTGCAGAGGGGCGCCCACCCGGACGTGGTGGAGATTGACGCCGCCAGCAACAACTCCGTGGAGGACGTGCGGGAGCTGAGGGAAAGGATCCACCTCGCCCCCCTCTCTGCCCCCAGGAAGGTCTTCATCCTGGACGAGGCCCACATGCTCTCCAAAAGCGCCTTCAACGCCCTCCTCAAGACCCTGGAGGAGCCCCCGCCCCACGTCCTCTTCGTCTTCGCCACCACCGAGCCCGAGAGGATGCCCCCCACCATCCTCTCCCGCACCCAGCACTTCCGCTTCCGCCGCCTCACGGAGGAGGAGATCGCCTTTAAGCTCCGGCGCATCCTGGAGGCCGTGGGGCGGGAGGCGGAGGAGGAGGCCCTCCTCCTCCTCGCCCGCCTGGCGGACGGGGCCCTTAGGGACGCGGAAAGCCTCCTGGAGCGCTTCCTCCTCCTGGAAGGCCCCCTCACCCGGAAGGAGGTGGAGCGCGCCCTAGGCCTCCCCCCCAGGGAGGCCCTGGCCGAGATCGCCGCCTCCCTCGCGAGGGGGAAAACGGCGGAGGCCCTGGGCCTCGCCCGGCGCCTCTACGGGGAAGGGTACGCCCCGAGGAGCCTGGTCTCGGGCCTTTTGGAGGTGTTCCGGGAAGGCCTCTACGCCGCCTTCGGCCTCGCGGGAACCCCCCTTCCCGCCCCGCCCCAGGCCCTGATCGCCGCCATGACCGCCCTGGACGAGGCCATGGAGCGCCTCGCCCGCCGCTCCGACGCCTTAAGCCTGGAGGTGGCCCTCCTGGAGGCGGGAAGGGCCCTGGCCGCCGAGGCCCTGCCCCAGCCCACGGGCGCTCCCTCCCCAGAGGTCGGCCCCAAGCCGGAAAGCCCCCCGGCCCCGGAACCCCCAAGGCCCGAGGAGGCGCCCGACCTGCGGGAGCGGTGGCGGGCCTTCCTCGAGGCCCTCAGGCCCACCCTACGGGCCTTCGTGCGGGAGGCCCGCCCGGAGGTCCGGGAAGGCCAGCTCTGCCTCGCTTTCCCCGAGGACAAGGCCTTCCACTACCGCAAGGCCTCGGAACAGAAGGCGAGGCTCCTCCCCCTGGCCCAGGCCCATTTCGGGGTGGAGGAGGTCGTCCTCGTCCTGGAGGGAGAAAAAAAAAGCCTGAGCCCAAGGCCCCGCCCGGCCCCACCTCCTGAAGCGCCCGCACCCCCGGGCCCTCCCGAGGAGGAGGTAGAGGCGGAGGAAGCGGCGGAGGAGGCCCCGGAGGAGGCCTTGAGGCGGGTGGTCCGCCTCCTGGGGGGGCGGGTGCTCTGGGTGCGGCGGCCCAGGACCCGGGAGGCGCCGGAGGAGGAACCCCTGAGCCAAGACGAGATAGGGGGTACTGGTATATAA
- a CDS encoding copper chaperone PCu(A)C, translating into MRRWIGLLFLLALASAQVVREGWVRFSPGPNAAAYLTLENPGDLPLRLVGARTPVAERVELHETFMREVEGKKVMGMRPVPFLEVPPKGRVELKPGGYHFMLLGLKRPLKAGEEVELDLLFAGGKVLKVVLPVEAR; encoded by the coding sequence ATGAGGCGCTGGATCGGACTCCTTTTTCTGCTGGCCTTGGCCTCGGCCCAGGTGGTCCGGGAGGGCTGGGTCCGCTTCTCCCCCGGCCCCAACGCCGCGGCGTACCTCACCCTGGAGAACCCCGGGGACCTCCCCCTCCGCCTCGTGGGGGCGAGGACGCCCGTGGCCGAGCGGGTGGAGCTCCACGAGACCTTTATGCGGGAGGTGGAGGGGAAAAAGGTGATGGGGATGCGCCCCGTGCCCTTCCTCGAGGTCCCGCCCAAGGGCCGGGTGGAGCTCAAGCCCGGGGGGTACCACTTCATGCTCCTCGGCCTGAAGCGGCCCCTAAAGGCAGGGGAGGAGGTGGAGCTTGACCTCCTCTTCGCCGGGGGGAAGGTCCTTAAGGTGGTCCTTCCCGTGGAGGCGCGATGA
- a CDS encoding HD domain-containing protein, whose protein sequence is MGRLRGRLRRLLRALLAQEAPDDAFALRFLEGEERELYLAMDPRDRAHGVRVARRLLKAYPEAPGYAVRAALLHDAGKAVRPYRTLERVLAGLFAPPLPPYPLRRGLLGAFQVRRHHPLYAAQRIRDPRVRALVLEHHAPKSLWGRRLHEADREE, encoded by the coding sequence ATGGGTCGGCTTCGGGGGCGCCTCCGGCGCCTCCTCCGGGCCCTTCTCGCCCAGGAGGCGCCGGACGACGCCTTCGCCCTGCGCTTCCTGGAGGGGGAGGAACGGGAGCTCTACCTCGCCATGGACCCCCGGGACCGGGCCCACGGGGTGCGGGTGGCGAGGAGGCTCCTTAAGGCCTACCCCGAGGCCCCGGGCTACGCGGTGCGGGCCGCCCTCCTCCACGACGCGGGGAAGGCGGTAAGGCCCTACCGGACCTTGGAGCGGGTCCTCGCCGGGCTCTTCGCCCCGCCCCTCCCCCCCTACCCCCTCCGGCGGGGCCTCCTCGGGGCCTTCCAGGTGCGCCGCCACCACCCCCTCTACGCCGCCCAGAGGATCCGGGACCCCAGGGTGCGGGCTTTGGTCCTCGAGCACCACGCCCCCAAAAGCCTCTGGGGGCGGAGGCTTCACGAGGCGGACCGGGAGGAATAG
- a CDS encoding NUDIX hydrolase, translated as MAVPLLGEHLLFTLRSPRLPTHAGQVSFPGGVVEPGEGVVEAALREAEEEVGLKGVEPLGFLSPTYSPQGFLVQPVVVFREDLPPLKPNPEEVAEILLAPLGELLEVEPWSEVRLGRIVWHFPWRGVDIWGVTGNILKAFLEVWREGKSPPHELL; from the coding sequence GTGGCCGTGCCCCTTCTGGGGGAGCACCTCCTCTTCACCTTAAGGAGCCCCCGCCTCCCCACCCACGCCGGCCAGGTGAGCTTCCCCGGGGGGGTGGTGGAGCCCGGGGAAGGGGTGGTGGAGGCGGCCCTGAGGGAGGCCGAGGAGGAGGTGGGGCTAAAGGGGGTGGAGCCTTTGGGCTTCCTCTCCCCCACCTACTCCCCCCAGGGCTTCCTGGTCCAGCCCGTGGTGGTCTTCCGGGAAGACCTGCCCCCCCTGAAGCCCAACCCCGAGGAGGTGGCGGAAATCCTCCTCGCCCCCCTGGGGGAGCTTCTAGAAGTGGAGCCCTGGAGCGAGGTGCGATTAGGCCGCATTGTCTGGCACTTCCCCTGGCGGGGGGTGGACATCTGGGGGGTGACGGGGAATATCCTGAAGGCGTTCCTGGAGGTGTGGCGTGAAGGGAAAAGCCCCCCTCACGAGCTTCTCTAA
- a CDS encoding FAD-dependent oxidoreductase, giving the protein MERRVEALVVGGGLAGLSAAYFLARRGLRPWVLEREAPLSCTSDKSTEAYRLFWPGDEDLAALVRESLDLLSPFAGVARPNRRGYLYVGRLEALAAWALGEEAPAWARAFAPGRFLDPAYRPKEGAARFQL; this is encoded by the coding sequence ATGGAGCGGCGCGTGGAGGCTTTGGTGGTGGGCGGGGGCCTTGCCGGCCTTTCCGCCGCCTACTTTTTGGCGCGAAGGGGGCTCAGGCCCTGGGTGCTGGAGCGGGAGGCCCCCCTTTCCTGCACCAGCGACAAGTCCACGGAGGCCTACCGCCTCTTCTGGCCCGGGGACGAGGACCTGGCCGCCTTGGTCCGGGAGAGCCTGGACCTCCTTTCGCCCTTCGCCGGGGTGGCCCGCCCTAACCGGCGGGGGTACCTGTACGTGGGCCGCCTCGAGGCCCTGGCGGCCTGGGCCCTGGGGGAGGAGGCCCCCGCCTGGGCCCGGGCCTTCGCCCCCGGGCGCTTCCTGGACCCGGCTTACCGCCCGAAGGAAGGGGCGGCCCGGTTCCAGCTTTAG
- a CDS encoding 2-oxoacid:ferredoxin oxidoreductase subunit beta — protein sequence MLELKLADYKAEKQPDWCPGCGDYGILSALQMALFELKRDPSQTAVFSGIGCSAKTPHYLNVYGVHTLHGRVLPVAQGAKLANPHLTVVAVGGDGDGLGIGAGHFVAAGRRNVDMLYILYDNEVYGLTKGQAGPTLGLGEKTKSLPKPNPQSRLNPLLLAFAAGYTWIARGYAYDVKGLKELIKEGIEHRGLAFLHVLQPCPTYNDLHTKEWFAPRLYKLQEEGYDPHVPAGLSPEELDRKMMLFQEKALEWGERIPVGVFWKAELPTFEARLKAYLPRYPEAYPARGPEAPLDLEGLLQEFAL from the coding sequence ATGCTGGAGCTCAAGCTTGCGGACTACAAGGCGGAAAAGCAACCCGACTGGTGCCCGGGGTGCGGGGACTACGGCATCCTCTCCGCCCTCCAGATGGCCCTCTTTGAACTGAAGCGGGATCCCAGCCAGACGGCGGTCTTCTCGGGCATCGGCTGCTCGGCCAAGACCCCCCACTACCTGAACGTCTACGGGGTCCACACCCTCCACGGCCGGGTGCTCCCCGTGGCCCAGGGGGCCAAGCTGGCCAACCCCCACCTCACGGTGGTGGCCGTGGGCGGGGACGGGGACGGCCTGGGCATCGGGGCCGGGCACTTCGTGGCCGCGGGGCGCAGGAACGTGGACATGCTCTACATCCTCTACGACAACGAGGTCTACGGCCTCACCAAGGGCCAGGCCGGGCCCACCCTGGGCCTGGGGGAGAAGACCAAAAGCCTCCCCAAGCCCAACCCCCAAAGCCGCCTCAACCCCTTGCTCCTGGCCTTTGCCGCGGGCTACACCTGGATCGCCCGGGGCTACGCCTACGACGTGAAGGGCCTGAAGGAACTCATCAAGGAGGGAATTGAGCACAGGGGCCTGGCCTTCCTCCATGTCCTCCAGCCCTGCCCCACCTACAACGACCTGCACACCAAGGAGTGGTTCGCCCCCAGGCTTTACAAGCTCCAGGAAGAGGGCTACGACCCCCATGTCCCCGCAGGGCTTTCCCCGGAGGAGCTGGACCGCAAGATGATGCTTTTCCAGGAAAAGGCCCTGGAGTGGGGGGAGCGGATCCCCGTGGGCGTCTTCTGGAAGGCCGAGCTGCCCACCTTTGAAGCGCGGCTTAAGGCCTACCTCCCCCGCTACCCCGAGGCCTACCCGGCCCGGGGTCCGGAGGCCCCCTTGGACCTGGAGGGCCTCCTCCAGGAGTTCGCCCTCTAA
- a CDS encoding MazG family protein produces MESMERLLEVMRRLRGPGGCPWDRAQTHESLVPYLLEEASEAADALLEGNPQEMAEELGDVLLQVAFHSVIAEEEGRFTYGDVERAIVEKLIRRHPHVFGEAEARTPEEVKARWEDLKAKEGKKEDPCGLLKGLPTLLRAYELQRKGIDPGSEEGLRKALEEGDLEEALWHLVGLFAAKGMDPESALRKRSLKACRQG; encoded by the coding sequence ATGGAGAGCATGGAGCGGCTTCTTGAGGTGATGCGCCGCCTGAGGGGGCCCGGAGGATGCCCCTGGGACCGGGCCCAGACCCACGAGAGCCTCGTCCCCTACCTCTTGGAGGAGGCCAGCGAGGCGGCGGACGCCCTCCTCGAGGGAAACCCCCAGGAGATGGCCGAGGAGCTCGGGGACGTCCTCCTGCAGGTGGCCTTCCACAGCGTCATCGCCGAAGAGGAGGGGCGCTTCACCTACGGGGACGTGGAGCGCGCCATCGTGGAGAAGCTCATCCGCCGCCATCCCCACGTCTTTGGGGAGGCCGAGGCCAGGACCCCGGAGGAGGTGAAGGCCCGCTGGGAGGACCTGAAGGCCAAGGAGGGCAAGAAGGAGGACCCCTGCGGCCTGCTCAAGGGGCTTCCCACCTTGCTCCGAGCCTACGAGCTCCAGCGGAAGGGGATAGACCCGGGAAGCGAGGAAGGCCTGAGGAAGGCCCTGGAAGAGGGCGACCTGGAGGAAGCGCTTTGGCACCTGGTGGGGCTTTTCGCCGCCAAGGGGATGGACCCCGAGAGCGCCTTAAGGAAGCGCTCCCTCAAAGCCTGCCGGCAGGGCTAG
- a CDS encoding transposase — protein sequence MSPRSPRRKAKRLRTRRRHTWRRFPPLYLMDTTGLAYRSKDRLLRFRRGKEVRRVRGHARLLALMRWDRERRLLWPWGGVVGEGYAPDPRLGGEVLRRFPPSRGWLLADAGFDGKEVWGVLGEAGVRPVIRLRGGGEAREEARVRAREGWDPEVYRFRGVVEGVFGGMKTRLGGGYLWERKPWTAMARALLELIAYGLRVLLSLLPPPPGYKAIY from the coding sequence ATCTCGCCCCGGAGTCCTCGCCGGAAGGCGAAGCGGCTTCGGACGAGGCGCCGGCACACCTGGCGGCGCTTTCCCCCCCTCTACCTCATGGACACCACGGGGCTGGCCTACCGGAGCAAGGACCGGCTTCTCCGCTTTCGTCGGGGGAAGGAGGTGCGGCGGGTGCGGGGGCACGCGCGGCTTCTGGCCCTGATGCGGTGGGATAGGGAGAGGCGGCTCTTGTGGCCCTGGGGTGGAGTGGTGGGGGAGGGCTACGCCCCGGACCCCCGGCTTGGGGGGGAGGTGCTGAGGCGGTTTCCTCCTTCCCGGGGGTGGCTTTTGGCGGACGCGGGGTTTGACGGGAAGGAGGTGTGGGGGGTTTTGGGGGAGGCGGGGGTGCGGCCGGTGATCCGGCTTCGGGGCGGGGGCGAGGCCAGGGAGGAGGCGCGGGTGCGGGCGCGGGAGGGGTGGGACCCCGAGGTGTACCGGTTTCGCGGGGTGGTGGAGGGGGTGTTTGGGGGGATGAAGACGCGGCTGGGTGGGGGGTACCTTTGGGAGCGGAAGCCTTGGACGGCCATGGCGCGGGCGCTTTTGGAGCTCATCGCCTACGGCCTTAGGGTTCTTCTCTCCCTTCTCCCGCCCCCTCCGGGGTACAAGGCAATTTACTAG
- a CDS encoding YbjQ family protein gives MEILVSTLEAVPGYRVAQVLGVVKGSTVRSKHLGKDLLAGLRTLVGGELPEYTEMLQEAREVAEARMLEEARRLGAHAVLGVRYATASVMQGAAEILVYGTAVRLEPAREV, from the coding sequence ATGGAGATCCTGGTGTCCACCCTCGAGGCCGTCCCCGGGTACCGGGTCGCCCAGGTCCTGGGCGTGGTGAAGGGGAGCACGGTGCGCTCCAAGCACCTGGGCAAGGACCTCCTGGCGGGCCTCCGCACCCTGGTGGGCGGGGAGCTCCCCGAGTACACGGAGATGCTCCAGGAGGCCCGGGAGGTGGCCGAGGCCCGGATGCTGGAGGAGGCGAGGCGGCTTGGGGCCCACGCCGTCCTCGGCGTGCGCTACGCCACCGCGAGCGTCATGCAAGGGGCGGCGGAGATCCTGGTCTACGGGACGGCGGTCCGGCTGGAGCCCGCCCGGGAGGTCTAG
- a CDS encoding SCO family protein: protein MKRLLPAFLLVLALLALAYLLLPRGHTFYGTRLLNPKPVDFALEGPQGPVRLSQFQDKVVLLFFGFTRCPDVCPTTLLALKRAYEKLPPKAQERVQVIFVSVDPERDPPEVADRYAKAFHPSFLGLSGSPEAVREAAQTFGVFYQKSQYRGPGEYLVDHTATTFVVKEGRLVLLYSPDKAEATDRVVADLQALL, encoded by the coding sequence ATGAAGAGGCTCCTGCCCGCCTTCCTTCTGGTCCTTGCCCTCTTGGCCCTGGCCTACCTCCTCCTTCCCCGGGGGCACACCTTCTACGGCACGAGGCTTCTCAACCCCAAGCCTGTGGACTTCGCCCTGGAAGGCCCCCAAGGCCCCGTGCGCCTCTCCCAGTTCCAGGACAAGGTGGTCCTCCTCTTCTTCGGCTTCACCCGCTGCCCCGACGTCTGCCCCACCACCCTCCTCGCCCTCAAGCGGGCCTACGAGAAACTCCCCCCGAAGGCCCAGGAGCGTGTCCAGGTGATCTTCGTGAGCGTGGACCCCGAGCGGGACCCCCCGGAGGTCGCCGACCGCTACGCCAAGGCCTTCCACCCGAGCTTCCTCGGGCTTTCGGGAAGCCCGGAGGCGGTTCGGGAGGCGGCCCAGACCTTCGGGGTCTTCTACCAGAAGAGCCAGTACCGGGGCCCGGGGGAGTACCTGGTGGACCACACCGCCACCACCTTCGTGGTGAAGGAGGGGAGGCTCGTCCTCCTCTATAGCCCGGACAAGGCGGAGGCCACGGACAGGGTGGTGGCGGACCTTCAGGCCCTTCTTTAA
- a CDS encoding 2-oxoacid:acceptor oxidoreductase subunit alpha: MEEFTWRVGGPQGGGIETAATLFARAVGKGGWWVATKREYHSNIMGRHSYLDVRLARKPVQAFRERVDFLVALDGETLARHLGEVREGGVVLYDPKVLELTLHKLPMLDHRVAEDLAKRLGQADPSLKEVLQAYAEAGVQPLPYPFEAVADRIGEALGVPSLKARRTLNTIAVAASLHLLSYPLEPLLQALALQFRGEVLELNRKVAEAVYREEAPRLPFRLEVLGPAPGRIYLTGAQAAALGKLAGGLRFQTYYPISPATDESVFLEAHTHLPGADVAVVQTEDEIAAVNMAVGAALAGAKAATATSGPGFSLMAEGLGFAGMIEAPLVVTLYQRGGPSTGLPTRTEQGDLMFAIRGGHGEYPRLVLASGDILDAFLDAQKALAWAWRYQTVVVHLLDKFLASLAQSLPKEALKVLSLDGEKRLSPREGFGPYQRYAPGEDGLSPFIPIGTPGGFYWMTSDEHDPLGHITEDVELRELQMEKRMEKLELARKEIPLEDQYTLFRDGEVLVLGWGTVKGTLLEALDHLEGVGYLHLRLLWPFPRIAPLLEGKTLVTVEHNYSGQLADLVQQETLKRVHHRVVKYNGRPITLEEAVEALKAVREGRAPERLVLRKGV, translated from the coding sequence ATGGAGGAGTTCACCTGGCGCGTGGGCGGCCCCCAAGGCGGGGGCATAGAGACGGCGGCCACCCTCTTCGCCCGGGCGGTGGGCAAGGGGGGGTGGTGGGTGGCCACCAAGCGGGAGTACCACTCCAACATCATGGGGCGGCACTCCTACCTGGACGTGCGCCTCGCGCGAAAACCGGTCCAGGCCTTCCGGGAGAGGGTGGACTTCCTGGTGGCCCTGGACGGGGAGACCCTGGCCCGGCACCTGGGGGAGGTGCGGGAAGGGGGGGTGGTGCTCTACGACCCCAAGGTCCTGGAGCTCACCCTGCACAAGCTCCCCATGCTGGACCACCGGGTGGCGGAGGACCTGGCCAAGCGCCTGGGCCAGGCCGACCCGTCCCTTAAGGAGGTGCTTCAGGCCTACGCCGAGGCCGGGGTCCAGCCCCTGCCCTACCCCTTTGAGGCGGTGGCGGACCGGATCGGGGAGGCCCTGGGGGTGCCCTCCCTCAAGGCCCGGCGCACCCTGAACACCATCGCCGTGGCGGCGAGCCTCCACCTCCTCAGCTACCCCTTAGAACCCCTCCTCCAGGCCCTCGCCCTCCAGTTCCGGGGGGAGGTGCTGGAGCTCAACCGCAAGGTGGCCGAGGCCGTGTACCGGGAGGAGGCGCCCAGGCTTCCCTTCCGCCTCGAGGTCCTGGGCCCCGCGCCCGGCCGGATCTACCTCACCGGGGCCCAGGCCGCCGCTTTGGGCAAGCTCGCCGGAGGCCTCCGCTTCCAGACCTACTACCCCATAAGCCCCGCCACGGACGAGAGCGTCTTCCTCGAGGCCCACACCCACCTCCCCGGGGCGGACGTGGCCGTGGTCCAGACGGAGGACGAGATCGCCGCGGTGAACATGGCGGTGGGGGCCGCCCTCGCCGGGGCCAAGGCGGCCACGGCCACAAGCGGCCCCGGCTTCAGCCTCATGGCCGAGGGGCTGGGCTTCGCCGGGATGATTGAGGCGCCCTTGGTGGTGACCCTCTACCAGCGGGGCGGGCCCAGCACCGGGCTTCCCACCCGCACGGAGCAGGGGGACCTGATGTTCGCCATACGGGGCGGGCACGGGGAGTACCCGAGGCTCGTCTTGGCCTCGGGGGACATCCTGGACGCCTTTTTGGATGCCCAGAAGGCCCTCGCCTGGGCCTGGCGCTACCAGACGGTGGTGGTCCACCTCCTGGACAAGTTCCTGGCCTCCCTGGCCCAAAGCCTTCCCAAGGAGGCCCTGAAGGTGCTTTCCCTGGACGGGGAAAAGCGCCTCTCCCCCCGGGAGGGCTTCGGGCCCTACCAGCGGTACGCCCCGGGAGAGGACGGCCTTTCCCCCTTCATCCCCATCGGCACCCCTGGGGGCTTCTACTGGATGACCTCCGACGAGCACGACCCCCTGGGCCACATCACCGAAGACGTGGAGCTCAGGGAGCTCCAGATGGAAAAGCGCATGGAGAAGCTGGAGCTCGCCCGCAAGGAGATCCCCCTCGAGGACCAGTACACCCTCTTCCGGGATGGGGAGGTGCTGGTCTTGGGCTGGGGGACGGTGAAGGGCACCCTCCTGGAGGCCCTGGACCACCTGGAAGGGGTGGGCTACCTCCACCTCCGCCTCCTCTGGCCCTTTCCCCGGATCGCCCCCCTTCTGGAGGGGAAGACCCTGGTGACGGTGGAGCACAACTACTCGGGGCAGCTCGCCGACCTCGTGCAGCAGGAAACCCTGAAGCGGGTCCACCACCGGGTGGTGAAGTACAACGGCCGGCCCATCACCCTGGAGGAGGCCGTGGAGGCCCTGAAGGCGGTAAGGGAGGGCCGGGCCCCGGAAAGGCTCGTGCTGAGGAAGGGAGTCTGA
- a CDS encoding metal-sensitive transcriptional regulator, whose protein sequence is MTRTTDLGQETVDNILKRLRRIEGQVRGLQKMVAEGRPCDEVLTQMTATKKAMEAAATLILHEFLNVCAAEVSEGKVNPKKPEEIATMLKKFI, encoded by the coding sequence ATGACGCGGACCACCGACCTCGGACAAGAGACCGTGGACAACATCCTCAAGCGCCTCCGCCGTATTGAGGGCCAGGTGCGGGGGCTCCAGAAGATGGTGGCCGAGGGCCGCCCCTGCGACGAGGTCCTCACCCAGATGACCGCCACCAAGAAGGCCATGGAGGCGGCGGCCACCCTGATCCTCCACGAGTTCCTGAACGTCTGCGCCGCCGAGGTCTCCGAGGGCAAGGTGAACCCCAAGAAGCCCGAGGAGATCGCCACCATGCTGAAGAAGTTCATCTAG